Proteins encoded in a region of the Streptomyces sp. NBC_01471 genome:
- the murA gene encoding UDP-N-acetylglucosamine 1-carboxyvinyltransferase, translating to MTGTGTDDVLLVHGGNPLEGEIRVRGAKNLVPKAMVAALLGSGPSRLRNVPDIRDVRVVRGLLQLHGVTVRPGEEPGELILDPSHVESANVADIDAHAGSSRIPILFCGPLLHRLGHAFIPGLGGCDIGGRPIDFHFEVLRQFGATIEKRADGQYLEAPQRLRGCKIRLPYPSVGSTEQVLLTAVLAEGVTELSNAAVEPEIEDLICVLQKMGAIISMDTDRTIRITGVDQLGGYNHRALPDRLEAASWASAALATEGNIYVRGAQQRSMMTFLNTFRRVGGAFEIDDEGIRFWHPGGPLNAIALETDVHPGFQTDWQQPLVVALTQASGLSIVHETVYESRLGFTSALNQMGAHIQLYRECLGGSDCRFGQRNFLHSAVVSGPTKLQGADLVIPDLRGGFSYLIAALAAQGTSRVHGIDLINRGYENFLDKLIELGAKVELPGAALV from the coding sequence ATGACCGGCACTGGCACCGACGATGTCCTGCTCGTCCACGGCGGCAACCCGCTCGAGGGCGAGATCCGCGTTCGCGGCGCGAAGAACCTCGTGCCCAAGGCGATGGTCGCCGCCCTCCTCGGCAGCGGTCCGAGCAGACTGCGCAATGTGCCCGACATCCGGGACGTACGGGTCGTGCGCGGGCTGCTCCAGCTGCACGGTGTGACCGTCCGCCCCGGTGAGGAACCGGGTGAGCTGATCCTCGACCCGTCGCACGTCGAGAGCGCCAACGTGGCGGACATCGACGCCCACGCGGGCTCGTCGCGCATCCCGATCCTCTTCTGCGGCCCGCTGCTGCACCGTCTGGGTCACGCGTTCATCCCCGGTCTCGGCGGCTGCGACATCGGCGGCCGGCCGATCGACTTCCACTTCGAGGTGCTGCGCCAGTTCGGCGCGACGATCGAGAAGCGGGCGGACGGCCAGTACCTGGAGGCCCCGCAGCGGCTGCGCGGCTGCAAGATCCGGCTGCCCTACCCGTCGGTCGGTTCGACCGAGCAGGTGCTGCTGACGGCCGTGCTCGCCGAGGGCGTCACCGAGCTGTCGAACGCCGCCGTGGAGCCGGAGATCGAGGACCTCATCTGCGTACTGCAGAAGATGGGCGCGATCATCTCGATGGACACCGACCGGACCATCCGGATCACCGGTGTCGACCAGCTCGGCGGCTACAACCACCGGGCGCTGCCGGACCGTCTGGAGGCCGCGTCCTGGGCGTCGGCCGCGCTGGCGACCGAAGGCAACATCTATGTGCGCGGCGCGCAGCAGCGCTCGATGATGACCTTCCTCAACACCTTCCGCCGGGTCGGCGGTGCCTTCGAGATCGACGACGAGGGCATCCGCTTCTGGCACCCGGGCGGCCCGCTCAACGCCATCGCCCTGGAGACGGACGTCCACCCCGGCTTCCAGACCGACTGGCAGCAGCCGCTGGTGGTGGCGCTGACGCAGGCGAGCGGGCTCTCCATCGTCCACGAGACGGTGTACGAGTCACGGCTCGGCTTCACGTCCGCGCTGAACCAGATGGGCGCGCACATCCAGCTGTACCGCGAGTGCCTGGGCGGTTCGGACTGCCGCTTCGGCCAGCGCAACTTCCTGCACTCGGCGGTCGTCAGCGGCCCCACCAAGCTGCAGGGCGCCGACCTGGTCATCCCCGACCTGCGCGGCGGCTTCTCGTATCTGATCGCGGCGCTGGCGGCCCAGGGCACGTCCCGGGTGCACGGGATCGACCTGATCAACCGCGGCTACGAGAACTTCCTCGACAAGCTGATCGAGCTGGGCGCGAAGGTGGAACTGCCGGGCGCGGCACTGGTCTGA
- a CDS encoding YqgE/AlgH family protein translates to MTEVSSLTGRLLVATPALADPNFDRAVVLVLDHDGEGSLGVVLNRPTPVGVGDILAGWEQLTGEPGVVFQGGPVSLDSALGIAVIPGGGKASEPAGIDEPTPRRRPWGDAATGLRRRADRNDPIGWRRVYGAIGLVDLETPPELLAAALGSLRIFAGYAGWGPGQLAAEVAAGAWYVVDSEPGDVSSPAPERLWRSVLRRQRSGLAMIATYPDDPSLN, encoded by the coding sequence ATGACGGAGGTGTCCTCGCTCACAGGGCGGCTGCTCGTGGCCACTCCCGCCCTGGCGGACCCGAATTTCGACCGTGCCGTGGTGCTCGTCCTCGACCATGACGGGGAGGGCTCGCTCGGAGTGGTCCTGAACCGCCCGACCCCGGTCGGCGTCGGTGACATCCTGGCGGGCTGGGAGCAGCTCACCGGGGAGCCCGGGGTCGTGTTCCAGGGCGGCCCGGTCTCGCTTGACTCGGCGCTGGGCATCGCGGTGATCCCCGGCGGCGGCAAGGCGTCCGAGCCGGCCGGCATCGACGAGCCCACCCCCCGGCGCCGGCCGTGGGGCGACGCGGCCACGGGGCTGCGGCGCCGCGCGGACCGGAACGACCCCATCGGCTGGCGGCGGGTGTACGGCGCGATCGGCCTGGTCGACCTGGAGACCCCGCCCGAACTGCTCGCGGCGGCGCTCGGCTCGCTGCGCATCTTCGCCGGTTACGCGGGCTGGGGCCCGGGACAGCTGGCCGCGGAGGTGGCGGCGGGGGCCTGGTACGTGGTGGATTCGGAGCCCGGCGACGTGTCGTCGCCCGCCCCGGAGAGGCTGTGGCGGTCGGTGCTGAGGCGCCAGCGGAGCGGTCTGGCGATGATCGCCACCTATCCGGACGACCCTTCGCTGAACTGA
- a CDS encoding DUF3039 domain-containing protein: MSTLEPERGAGTGTLVEPTPQVSNGDGDHERFAHYVQKDKIMASALEGTPVVALCGKVWVPGRDPKKYPVCPMCKEIYESMGAGGDKDKGGKDGGKK, encoded by the coding sequence ATGAGCACTCTTGAGCCCGAGCGCGGGGCAGGTACGGGGACCCTCGTAGAGCCGACGCCGCAGGTGTCGAACGGCGACGGCGACCACGAGCGCTTCGCCCACTATGTCCAGAAGGACAAGATCATGGCGAGCGCGCTGGAAGGCACGCCGGTCGTCGCACTCTGCGGCAAGGTCTGGGTGCCGGGCCGCGACCCGAAGAAGTATCCGGTCTGTCCCATGTGCAAGGAGATCTACGAGTCCATGGGCGCCGGAGGCGACAAGGACAAGGGCGGCAAGGACGGCGGCAAGAAGTAG
- a CDS encoding beta-N-acetylhexosaminidase translates to MDLIPAPLGAQDTENGGAFTLDAATVIDAGPGTEGVARWLRQVLGDATGLPLGAGADSGSDSGSCSGSGSGSGECSTAGTVRLRIDPGTPGDRGGDSSEGYTLSVDSGGVRLRGGSAAGLFWGAQTLRQLLGPDAFRRAPLRPGAAWRIPACAIEDSPRFAWRGMMLDVARHFMPKEGVLRYLDLLAAHKLNVFHFHLTDDQGWRIEIKRYPRLTEVGAWRARTKWGHRASPLWDEKPHGGYYTQDDIREIVAYAAERHITVVPEIDIPGHSQAAIAAYPELGNTDVIDTAALTVWDTWGVNPNVLAPTESSLRFYEGVLEEVLALFPSTFIHLGGDECPKDQWKESAAAQANIEGLGLGNEDELQSWFILHFDRWLAERGRRLIGWDEILEGGLAPGAAVSSWRGYAAGIAAAEAGHDVVMCPEQQVYLDHRQDGGEDEPMPIGYVRTLEDVYRFEPVPPQLGPEAAAHVLGTQANVWTEVMENQSRVDYQVFPRLAAFAEVAWSALPEPAARDFADFGRRMAAHYARLDALGVQYRPPGGPLPSQQRPAPEGMAAAALGRPIEGAPPNV, encoded by the coding sequence ATGGATCTGATTCCCGCGCCCCTCGGCGCACAGGACACGGAGAACGGCGGCGCGTTCACGCTGGACGCCGCCACGGTCATCGACGCCGGACCCGGTACCGAGGGGGTCGCCCGGTGGCTGCGGCAGGTGCTCGGTGACGCGACCGGTCTGCCCCTGGGCGCCGGCGCGGATTCCGGTTCTGATTCCGGTTCCTGTTCTGGTTCTGGTTCTGGTTCCGGAGAGTGCTCCACGGCCGGGACCGTCCGGCTGCGGATCGACCCCGGTACGCCCGGTGACCGGGGCGGCGACAGCTCCGAGGGCTACACGCTGTCCGTCGACAGCGGCGGAGTCCGTCTGCGCGGCGGCAGCGCGGCCGGCCTCTTCTGGGGTGCGCAGACGCTCCGTCAGCTGCTCGGCCCCGACGCCTTCCGGCGGGCGCCGCTGCGCCCCGGCGCCGCGTGGCGGATCCCCGCCTGCGCCATCGAGGACAGCCCCCGGTTCGCCTGGCGCGGCATGATGCTCGACGTGGCACGGCACTTCATGCCCAAGGAGGGAGTCCTGCGCTACCTCGACCTCCTCGCCGCCCACAAGCTCAACGTCTTCCACTTCCACCTCACCGACGACCAGGGCTGGCGCATCGAGATCAAGCGCTATCCGCGGCTGACCGAGGTCGGCGCCTGGCGCGCCCGTACCAAGTGGGGCCACCGCGCGTCACCGCTCTGGGACGAGAAGCCGCACGGTGGTTACTACACCCAGGACGACATCCGCGAGATCGTCGCGTACGCCGCAGAGCGGCACATCACCGTCGTTCCCGAGATCGACATCCCGGGCCACTCGCAGGCCGCCATCGCCGCCTATCCCGAGCTCGGCAACACCGATGTCATCGACACGGCCGCCCTCACCGTCTGGGACACCTGGGGCGTCAACCCCAATGTGCTCGCCCCGACGGAGAGTTCGCTGCGCTTCTACGAAGGCGTGCTGGAGGAGGTCCTCGCCCTCTTCCCCTCGACCTTCATCCACCTGGGCGGCGACGAGTGCCCGAAGGACCAGTGGAAGGAGTCCGCGGCCGCGCAGGCGAACATCGAAGGACTGGGGCTGGGCAACGAGGACGAACTCCAGTCCTGGTTCATCCTGCACTTCGACCGCTGGCTCGCCGAGCGTGGCCGGCGTCTGATCGGCTGGGACGAAATCCTGGAGGGCGGTCTCGCACCGGGTGCAGCCGTCTCGTCCTGGCGCGGTTACGCGGCCGGGATCGCCGCGGCCGAGGCAGGGCACGACGTCGTCATGTGCCCCGAGCAGCAGGTGTACCTGGACCACCGGCAGGACGGCGGCGAGGACGAGCCGATGCCCATCGGTTACGTCCGCACCCTGGAGGACGTCTACCGCTTCGAGCCCGTGCCGCCGCAGCTGGGTCCCGAGGCCGCGGCTCATGTCCTCGGCACCCAGGCCAACGTCTGGACCGAGGTGATGGAGAACCAGAGCCGGGTGGACTACCAGGTGTTCCCGAGGCTCGCGGCCTTCGCGGAGGTCGCCTGGTCGGCGCTGCCGGAACCGGCCGCCCGGGACTTCGCGGACTTCGGCCGGCGGATGGCCGCGCACTACGCCCGACTTGACGCGCTCGGTGTCCAGTACCGTCCGCCCGGCGGCCCGTTGCCCTCGCAGCAGCGGCCCGCACCCGAGGGCATGGCCGCCGCGGCTCTCGGACGCCCGATCGAGGGGGCGCCCCCAAACGTGTGA
- a CDS encoding FAD binding domain-containing protein — MTTHAPQAAQSVTLPTSLDEAVAALTAMPAAVPVAGGTDLMAAVNSGLLRPTGLVGLGRISEIRGWHYQDGHALLGAGLTHARMGRPDFAALIPALAAAARAAGPPQIRNAGTLGGNIVTSAPTGDALPVLAALEATLVVAGPGGSRRETPVSHLLAGRDMLQPAELVGFVRVPLLHAPQVFLKATGRTGPGRATASVAVVLDPARRGVRCAVGAVAPMPLRPMEAEQWIASLIDWDGERGLAQEALTAFGEYVAAACIPDAAPPPDGGEAQPLPPAVLHLRRTVAALARRALGRALS; from the coding sequence TTGACCACGCACGCACCGCAGGCGGCGCAGTCCGTGACGCTGCCGACGTCGCTCGACGAGGCTGTGGCGGCACTGACGGCGATGCCTGCCGCCGTCCCCGTCGCGGGCGGCACCGATCTGATGGCGGCCGTGAACTCGGGGCTGTTGCGGCCCACGGGACTCGTCGGACTCGGCAGGATCAGCGAGATCCGCGGCTGGCACTACCAGGACGGCCACGCGCTGCTGGGCGCGGGCCTCACACACGCCCGGATGGGACGGCCCGACTTCGCCGCGCTCATCCCCGCGCTGGCCGCCGCCGCACGCGCCGCGGGCCCGCCGCAGATCCGTAACGCGGGCACGCTCGGCGGCAACATCGTCACCTCCGCACCGACCGGCGACGCACTGCCCGTGCTGGCCGCGCTGGAGGCCACCCTGGTCGTCGCGGGTCCGGGCGGCTCCCGCCGCGAGACCCCGGTGTCGCATCTGCTCGCGGGCCGGGACATGCTCCAGCCCGCCGAACTCGTCGGATTCGTACGGGTACCGCTGCTGCACGCGCCCCAGGTCTTCCTCAAGGCCACCGGGCGCACCGGCCCCGGCCGTGCCACGGCGTCGGTCGCGGTGGTCCTCGACCCGGCCAGGCGCGGTGTGCGCTGCGCGGTCGGAGCCGTCGCCCCGATGCCGCTGCGGCCGATGGAGGCCGAGCAGTGGATCGCCTCACTCATCGACTGGGACGGAGAACGCGGGCTGGCGCAGGAGGCGCTCACCGCCTTCGGCGAGTACGTCGCCGCCGCCTGCATCCCCGACGCGGCTCCGCCCCCCGACGGGGGAGAGGCGCAGCCGCTGCCCCCGGCCGTACTGCACTTGCGGCGGACCGTCGCCGCACTGGCCCGGCGAGCACTGGGGAGGGCACTCTCGTGA
- a CDS encoding 2Fe-2S iron-sulfur cluster-binding protein, protein MTTNDDHGGWQPVPQGGEYDAEATAFVQLPEGMDPSGAPLAAPGHGYVPPMILPLTPAAGTDPAGTGQWSVPQMPQAPGQGQQGGPAHQPYQTHQPYQPDHSHQPDHSHQPDHSLQFDQSHQEPVTPYWPEPAQAPHAGPGYPQEPTATGHWTFGDAQDSHVPQQPHQQQHEQQPHQQHGGDLTGQWTIPVAEGDVPEESGEYAASSLSRPATLPGGAPAPWAVPAEEPEPHHATPADGTPVPRDEHGTDPEPTAGDGHGTTAGERDVPGAGHDSGHDPARHGSEHDAHDGHDPRDAHEDGVPHPAPDRHDVPAPRAAEFDAAPGAGQETAPPAAGPDGVHSDAVNPDAVNPDAVHADAGAADAAPAPDALAEPDAAPVTAWSEHTPASYVLRVNGTDRPVTDAWIGESLLYVLRERLGLAGAKDGCSQGECGACNVQVDGRLVASCLVPAATTAGSEVRTVEGLAVNGEPSDVQRALSECGAVQCGFCIPGMAMTVHDLLEGNHAPTELETRQALCGNLCRCSGYRGVLDAVGEVVAGRAAAGAASEEARIPHQAAPGSGGMQPDNPQQHDGGMA, encoded by the coding sequence GTGACCACCAACGACGACCACGGCGGCTGGCAGCCGGTCCCGCAGGGCGGCGAGTACGACGCCGAGGCCACCGCGTTCGTACAGCTCCCGGAGGGCATGGACCCGTCCGGCGCACCGCTGGCGGCGCCCGGCCACGGGTACGTACCGCCGATGATCCTGCCGCTGACGCCCGCGGCGGGCACGGATCCGGCCGGCACCGGGCAGTGGTCGGTGCCGCAGATGCCGCAGGCACCGGGGCAGGGGCAGCAGGGGGGCCCGGCTCATCAGCCCTATCAGACGCACCAGCCCTACCAGCCCGACCATTCTCACCAGCCCGACCACTCACACCAGCCTGACCACTCCCTCCAGTTCGATCAGTCCCACCAGGAGCCTGTGACGCCGTACTGGCCGGAGCCCGCACAGGCTCCGCACGCCGGTCCGGGGTACCCGCAGGAGCCGACGGCCACGGGCCACTGGACGTTCGGCGACGCGCAGGACTCGCACGTCCCCCAACAGCCGCACCAGCAGCAGCATGAGCAACAGCCGCACCAGCAGCACGGCGGGGACCTCACCGGCCAGTGGACGATCCCGGTCGCCGAGGGGGATGTCCCCGAGGAGTCCGGTGAGTACGCCGCCTCCTCGCTTTCGCGCCCGGCCACGCTGCCCGGTGGCGCGCCCGCGCCGTGGGCCGTACCGGCGGAGGAGCCCGAGCCGCACCACGCGACTCCGGCCGACGGCACTCCCGTACCGCGGGACGAGCACGGGACGGACCCGGAGCCGACCGCCGGGGACGGACACGGAACGACGGCCGGGGAGCGGGACGTTCCGGGTGCCGGTCACGACTCCGGGCACGACCCCGCCCGACACGGCAGTGAGCACGACGCGCACGACGGGCACGATCCGCGGGACGCGCACGAGGACGGTGTCCCGCATCCGGCACCGGACCGGCACGACGTCCCGGCCCCCCGTGCGGCCGAGTTCGACGCGGCGCCCGGGGCAGGCCAGGAGACCGCGCCTCCCGCAGCCGGTCCCGACGGCGTCCACTCCGACGCCGTGAACCCTGACGCCGTGAACCCCGACGCCGTGCATGCCGACGCCGGCGCGGCGGACGCGGCTCCGGCGCCGGATGCGCTCGCCGAGCCGGACGCGGCCCCCGTGACGGCCTGGAGCGAGCACACGCCCGCCTCGTACGTCCTGCGCGTGAACGGCACCGACCGGCCGGTCACCGACGCCTGGATCGGCGAGTCGCTGCTCTACGTCCTGCGGGAGCGCCTCGGGCTCGCGGGCGCCAAGGACGGCTGCTCGCAGGGGGAGTGCGGCGCCTGCAACGTCCAGGTGGACGGCCGCCTCGTCGCCTCCTGCCTGGTCCCCGCGGCCACCACCGCGGGCTCCGAGGTCCGTACGGTCGAGGGCCTCGCCGTCAACGGCGAACCCTCCGACGTGCAGCGGGCACTCTCCGAGTGCGGAGCCGTCCAGTGCGGTTTCTGCATTCCCGGCATGGCCATGACGGTCCATGACCTCCTGGAGGGCAACCACGCCCCCACCGAACTCGAAACCAGACAGGCCCTGTGCGGCAACCTCTGCCGCTGCTCCGGCTACCGGGGTGTGCTGGACGCGGTGGGCGAGGTGGTCGCCGGGCGCGCCGCGGCGGGCGCCGCGTCCGAAGAGGCCCGTATCCCGCACCAGGCAGCACCCGGATCCGGCGGCATGCAGCCGGACAACCCGCAGCAGCACGACGGAGGCATGGCGTGA
- a CDS encoding xanthine dehydrogenase family protein molybdopterin-binding subunit: MSSDAATAATAKSPEADGPEQEPPAHGLGASLPPADTRAKTEGTFPYAADLWAEGLLWAAVLRSAHPHARILSIDTSEASAMPGVRAVVTHADIPGDTAHGRAVADRPVFASELVRHHGEAIAAVAADHPDTARLAAAAIAVEYEVLEPVTDPEKAFAAEPLHPDGNLIRHIPLRFGDPDVTGEVIVEGLYRIGRQDPAPIGAEAGLAVPRPDGGVEIYTASTDPHTDRDLAAACFGLEPDRVKVVVTGVPGATGDREDTSFQLPLGLLALKTGCPVKLAATREESFLGHAHRHPTLLRYRHHADADGRLVKVEAQILLDAGAYADASSESLAAAVSFACGPYVVPHAFIEGWAVRTNNPPSGHVRGEGALQVCAAYEGQMDKLAARLSMDPAELRLRNVLATGDLLPTGQPVTCPAPVAELLRSVKDFPLPALPKDTPEGDWLLPGGPEGAGEPGAVRRGVGYALGMVHMLGAEGADEVSTATVKVHDGIATVICAAVETGQGFSTLARQIVQDTLGIEEVHVASVDTDQPPAGPATHGRHTWVSGGAVERAAKMVRTQLLQPLAHQFGMSTELLQIADGKITSYDGVLSTTVTEAMDGKELWATAQCRPHPTEPLDESGQGDAFVGLAFCAIRAVVDVDIELGSVRVVEMAVAQDVGRVLNPRLLTSRIEAGVTQGVGAALTENLRTTRGVVRHPDLTGYALPTSLDTPDIRIVKLIEERDVVAPFGAKAASAVPVVTAPAAVAAAVRAATGRPVSRLPIRPQAAVVTG; this comes from the coding sequence GTGAGCAGCGACGCGGCCACCGCGGCCACCGCGAAGTCCCCGGAGGCGGACGGCCCGGAGCAGGAGCCGCCCGCGCACGGGCTCGGCGCGTCCCTCCCGCCGGCCGACACCCGCGCGAAGACCGAGGGCACCTTCCCCTACGCGGCCGACCTGTGGGCCGAAGGCCTCCTCTGGGCCGCCGTGCTGCGCTCCGCGCACCCGCACGCCCGGATCCTCTCCATCGACACGTCCGAGGCGTCGGCGATGCCCGGCGTCCGCGCGGTGGTCACGCACGCCGACATCCCCGGCGACACCGCGCACGGCCGCGCGGTCGCCGACCGCCCCGTCTTCGCCTCCGAACTGGTCCGCCACCACGGCGAGGCCATCGCAGCGGTCGCCGCCGACCACCCGGACACCGCCCGGCTCGCCGCGGCCGCCATCGCGGTCGAGTACGAGGTGCTGGAGCCGGTCACCGACCCGGAGAAGGCGTTCGCGGCCGAACCGCTGCACCCCGACGGCAATCTGATCCGCCACATCCCGCTGAGGTTCGGCGACCCGGACGTCACCGGCGAGGTCATCGTCGAGGGCCTCTACCGGATCGGCCGCCAGGACCCGGCGCCCATCGGCGCCGAGGCCGGACTCGCCGTGCCCCGGCCCGACGGCGGGGTCGAGATCTACACCGCGTCCACCGACCCGCACACCGACCGCGACCTGGCCGCCGCCTGCTTCGGCCTGGAACCCGACCGGGTCAAGGTCGTGGTGACCGGGGTGCCCGGCGCGACCGGTGACCGCGAGGACACCAGCTTCCAGCTCCCGCTCGGCCTGCTCGCGCTGAAGACCGGCTGCCCGGTCAAGCTGGCCGCGACCCGCGAGGAGTCCTTCCTCGGCCACGCCCACCGCCACCCGACCCTGCTGCGCTACCGCCACCACGCGGACGCCGACGGCCGTCTGGTGAAGGTCGAGGCGCAGATCCTGCTGGACGCGGGCGCGTACGCCGACGCGTCGTCCGAATCGCTGGCGGCGGCCGTCTCGTTCGCCTGCGGTCCCTACGTCGTCCCGCACGCCTTCATCGAGGGCTGGGCGGTCCGTACGAACAACCCGCCGTCCGGCCACGTCCGCGGCGAGGGCGCGCTCCAGGTCTGCGCCGCGTACGAGGGCCAGATGGACAAGCTCGCGGCCCGGCTCTCCATGGACCCGGCCGAACTGCGGCTGCGCAACGTGCTGGCCACCGGCGATCTGCTGCCCACCGGGCAGCCCGTCACCTGCCCGGCCCCGGTCGCCGAACTCCTGCGCTCCGTCAAGGACTTCCCGCTGCCCGCGTTGCCCAAGGACACCCCCGAGGGCGACTGGCTGCTGCCCGGAGGCCCGGAGGGCGCGGGCGAGCCGGGTGCGGTGCGCCGCGGGGTCGGCTACGCGCTGGGCATGGTCCACATGCTCGGTGCCGAGGGCGCCGACGAGGTCTCCACGGCCACGGTCAAGGTCCACGACGGGATCGCCACGGTCATCTGCGCGGCCGTCGAGACCGGCCAGGGATTCTCCACGCTGGCCCGGCAGATCGTGCAGGACACCCTCGGTATCGAGGAGGTCCATGTCGCATCCGTCGACACCGACCAGCCCCCCGCCGGGCCCGCCACGCACGGCAGGCACACCTGGGTCTCCGGCGGTGCGGTGGAACGGGCGGCGAAGATGGTCCGCACCCAGCTGCTCCAGCCGCTGGCCCACCAGTTCGGGATGTCCACCGAGCTGCTCCAGATCGCCGACGGCAAGATCACCTCGTACGACGGGGTGCTCTCCACGACGGTCACCGAGGCCATGGACGGCAAGGAACTCTGGGCGACGGCCCAGTGCCGCCCGCATCCGACCGAGCCGCTCGACGAGTCGGGACAGGGCGACGCCTTCGTCGGCCTCGCCTTCTGCGCGATCCGCGCGGTGGTGGACGTCGACATCGAACTGGGCTCGGTCCGGGTCGTGGAGATGGCCGTCGCGCAGGACGTCGGCCGGGTCCTCAACCCGCGGCTGCTGACCTCCCGTATCGAAGCGGGCGTCACCCAGGGCGTCGGCGCGGCCCTGACCGAGAACCTCCGTACGACGCGCGGCGTGGTGCGCCACCCGGACCTGACCGGTTACGCGCTCCCCACGTCCCTGGACACGCCGGACATCCGCATCGTGAAACTCATCGAGGAGCGCGACGTGGTGGCCCCGTTCGGCGCGAAGGCGGCGAGCGCGGTACCGGTGGTCACGGCCCCGGCCGCGGTGGCGGCGGCGGTACGGGCGGCGACCGGCCGCCCGGTGAGCCGGCTCCCGATCCGGCCGCAGGCCGCGGTGGTCACGGGCTGA